In a single window of the Deinococcus cellulosilyticus NBRC 106333 = KACC 11606 genome:
- a CDS encoding protoporphyrinogen/coproporphyrinogen oxidase has translation MHVIVIGAGLAGLTAARILKRAGKQVTVLEKSDHVGGRVCTSHHQGFTIDHGFQVLFTGYPAVKRNLNLEALDLRILEPGAVIRSETQVSTVGDPLRLPGDALKSLQSPHLSLKDKALVGKLSLEIGQGEPSRFFREPETSTLVFLQEQGFSEGAIESFFKPFFGGIFLKRDLSTSSRLFRYYYRMMLTGEVAIPREGMQAIPQQLAKGLNIQFGTNVTALESSGHNVRVYTMEGSLEADQVVVATDPPELRRLLGVKTPQGHVGSSYVYFASDALLDQSRKLILASDEGLINNAMWLSNVGPFAPSGKHLLSVSVLRANFDNDNLLMASVLQELEHWYGAQAGELQLLKIIHIPYGQFVQNVGFMDHLTPIKAPLERVWIASEATRISSIQGAMESGEQAAAAILGDVQTLSRPLGG, from the coding sequence ATGCATGTCATTGTCATTGGTGCAGGTCTGGCAGGATTGACCGCTGCACGCATATTGAAACGGGCGGGAAAGCAAGTCACGGTTCTGGAGAAATCAGACCATGTGGGTGGACGGGTCTGCACGTCCCATCATCAGGGCTTCACCATTGATCACGGGTTTCAGGTGCTGTTCACCGGATATCCAGCAGTGAAACGCAACCTGAATCTGGAAGCACTGGATTTACGCATTCTGGAGCCTGGAGCGGTGATCCGTTCTGAAACGCAGGTCAGCACGGTGGGCGATCCCCTGCGCCTGCCTGGCGATGCCCTGAAAAGCTTGCAGAGTCCGCACCTGAGTTTGAAAGACAAGGCCCTTGTGGGAAAGTTGAGCCTGGAGATCGGACAGGGGGAACCCAGTCGGTTTTTCAGAGAACCTGAGACCTCCACCCTGGTCTTTTTGCAGGAGCAGGGATTCAGTGAGGGGGCCATTGAGTCCTTCTTCAAACCCTTTTTTGGCGGCATCTTCCTCAAAAGGGACCTGAGCACGTCCAGCAGGCTTTTCAGGTATTACTACCGCATGATGCTGACCGGTGAGGTTGCCATTCCCAGAGAAGGCATGCAGGCCATTCCCCAGCAACTGGCGAAAGGACTGAACATCCAGTTCGGGACGAACGTGACAGCCCTGGAATCTTCGGGCCACAACGTCCGGGTGTACACCATGGAGGGATCACTCGAGGCCGATCAGGTGGTGGTGGCCACCGATCCGCCAGAGTTGCGTCGCCTGCTGGGTGTGAAGACCCCTCAAGGGCATGTGGGCAGTTCTTACGTGTATTTTGCCAGTGACGCCCTGCTGGACCAGAGCCGGAAACTCATTCTGGCTTCCGATGAGGGCCTGATCAACAATGCCATGTGGCTCAGCAATGTGGGGCCTTTTGCGCCTTCTGGAAAACACCTCCTGAGCGTGTCTGTGCTCCGTGCAAATTTTGACAATGACAACCTGCTGATGGCCAGTGTGCTTCAGGAACTTGAACACTGGTATGGTGCCCAGGCAGGAGAACTGCAACTCCTGAAGATCATCCACATTCCGTATGGTCAATTTGTTCAAAATGTGGGTTTCATGGACCACCTGACCCCGATCAAAGCCCCTCTGGAAAGGGTCTGGATTGCTTCAGAGGCCACCCGAATCAGCAGCATTCAGGGGGCCATGGAAAGTGGGGAGCAGGCGGCGGCGGCCATACTGGGAGACGTGCAGACCCTGTCCCGACCTCTGGGAGGATAG
- a CDS encoding glycerol-3-phosphate acyltransferase has translation MPVVTCLLAYLLGSLSFGILYSLMQGEDIRKKDAPGGSGIYRQYGLFAAILVSALDIAKGALAVWIAQTYTPEVAWLAAGLVVLGHNFPVFFRFDGGGGIAPLLGALLVHAPQTLLVALLLTAIAIPLYRFVLQKHIKFNVLPAISVMVLPILLVYAYLQHAGFLALVSIVVAMAIRIPFSLKS, from the coding sequence GTGCCTGTGGTCACCTGTCTGCTTGCCTACCTGCTGGGATCTCTGAGTTTCGGAATCCTCTATTCCCTGATGCAGGGAGAGGACATTCGCAAAAAAGATGCACCCGGAGGGAGCGGAATCTACCGCCAGTATGGTCTTTTTGCAGCCATTCTGGTGTCTGCCCTGGACATTGCCAAGGGAGCACTTGCTGTCTGGATCGCCCAGACCTACACCCCCGAGGTGGCCTGGCTTGCTGCGGGTCTGGTGGTGCTCGGTCACAACTTTCCGGTCTTCTTTCGCTTTGATGGAGGAGGGGGAATCGCTCCCCTGCTGGGAGCTTTGCTGGTGCATGCTCCCCAGACTTTGCTGGTGGCTTTGCTGCTCACCGCCATTGCCATTCCCCTGTACAGGTTTGTGCTGCAGAAGCACATCAAATTCAACGTGTTGCCCGCCATTTCTGTGATGGTGTTGCCGATCCTGCTGGTCTACGCTTACCTGCAACATGCAGGTTTTCTCGCACTGGTGTCCATTGTGGTTGCGATGGCCATCAGAATTCCTTTCAGCCTGAAATCATGA
- a CDS encoding aminopeptidase, giving the protein MLQELAQKQARLLASYCINAQPGESILIQGSTVGLPVLEALHKEILLRGARPILKLEFPYQTAEFVNLASDEVLASLAPGVMEEIHGIAGSIRVETPMAPKQGARPERMQRWSQTLHPMAEVRRQRKWCLTQYPTEYAAEAAGMGFEDYQRFVMQAMFLDHDDPVAKWGEVRERQARLIERLAQASEIRILSENTDLILNVKGRTWANSDGKRNMPSGEVFTGPIETSASGHIFYDLPTLYQGREVQGIHLTFKDGQVVDAHAEVGNDVLQAALNTDQGARYLGEIGIGTNYGIQVPSKNILFDEKIGGTVHLAVGSSYPETGGLNKSTIHWDMICDLRTGGEILLDGEVFQRDGVFV; this is encoded by the coding sequence ATGTTACAGGAACTCGCCCAGAAGCAGGCCCGCCTGCTTGCCAGTTATTGCATCAACGCCCAGCCTGGAGAAAGCATCCTCATTCAGGGGAGCACGGTTGGACTCCCGGTTCTGGAAGCCCTCCACAAAGAAATCCTCCTCAGAGGGGCACGCCCCATCCTCAAACTGGAATTTCCCTACCAGACCGCTGAATTTGTGAACCTTGCCAGTGATGAGGTGCTGGCCTCCCTGGCTCCGGGTGTCATGGAAGAGATTCATGGCATTGCAGGGTCCATCCGGGTGGAAACCCCCATGGCTCCAAAACAAGGTGCACGTCCTGAGCGCATGCAGCGCTGGAGCCAGACCCTGCATCCCATGGCCGAGGTGCGCAGGCAGCGCAAATGGTGCCTCACCCAGTACCCCACCGAATACGCTGCCGAAGCCGCAGGCATGGGCTTCGAGGATTATCAGCGTTTCGTGATGCAGGCCATGTTCCTGGATCACGATGATCCCGTTGCAAAGTGGGGAGAGGTCCGTGAGAGACAGGCCCGGCTGATTGAACGACTTGCTCAGGCCAGTGAGATCCGCATTCTCAGCGAAAACACCGACCTGATTCTGAACGTAAAAGGCCGCACCTGGGCCAACAGCGACGGCAAACGCAACATGCCCTCAGGCGAGGTCTTCACTGGACCCATCGAGACCAGTGCCAGTGGCCATATCTTCTATGACCTTCCGACCCTCTATCAGGGCAGGGAGGTGCAGGGCATTCATCTGACCTTCAAAGATGGACAGGTTGTTGATGCTCACGCTGAAGTTGGAAATGACGTGCTGCAGGCTGCCCTGAACACCGATCAGGGTGCACGTTACCTCGGAGAGATCGGCATCGGAACCAACTACGGGATTCAGGTTCCCAGCAAAAACATCCTCTTCGACGAAAAAATTGGCGGAACTGTTCACCTTGCCGTGGGCAGCAGCTACCCCGAAACTGGAGGCCTCAACAAGAGCACCATCCACTGGGACATGATCTGTGACCTGCGCACTGGCGGAGAGATTCTGCTGGATGGAGAGGTTTTTCAGCGGGATGGGGTGTTTGTCTAA
- a CDS encoding FtsX-like permease family protein — protein sequence MLLSYTLKNLFRHFWRTLATILGVAVGIAAVLGTVTVGDNINANLQSVFTAASGKAELIVAPGASGRAVIEAKPVLDRLEQEPLVQRTLLTLEYYAVLKNEAKDYQRPIVPGVQGGFLISGQQTDRPEDLPVKLSSGTLPVKGSFGIAVSQSFAAQERLNIGDQLSFVAPTGSFELTITGLLKTDGGISSLNAGQVGVTSLEDLQERTYLQGRVSYVGLILGPRSNAEDVRLKLEDLLPETFSVLYPAGRGQVSNGLVQTVQSGLEVLAATLMALAGFLAYNTFAASVVERHREFALLRTLGFTRGQVLKISYLEAAVISVLGVLVGVLLGVAIAAAITAFNAYLLEFPFTTLELPWTKVLIASGVGTVTTFAAASGPARAASSVAPLIAARGSVDAGKGFPFLIGALVLAVGLLLSVLHYPRAWALTGASVSMALTFVGIALVSPALLGPARRLFEPLLTGLFGVPARLGLGAVLRSRARNGVAIGAVALGIGLTVGVGGMVSGINQSIEDWVETTIIGDMFVAAATPFPADFRDQLKTKYPELDEISAVGVRIARYEPPGERPRNASIVLTDPERYDPAIGAGKLQFIEGSLETTIQEFYRGRAVYASGTIADRYNVKAGDTVKLRTTEGWTDFRVLGVVVDYTSAGETFIASTRDLKLFGGGSPELYILSLKNGNPRAFGEQLKKDFEDLYLDIQYNEEYKKAILDTTSRFFGSTNSLLVLAVIIAALGVANTLGMNLSERMHEMAVLRALGLRRGELMRSVFTEGIVVVVMGTLLGVLGGLALSQVITASANTLTGYRVNPVYPVQLFGVAIIASPVVGILAAFLPARRAARVSPAEALRTSSEV from the coding sequence GTGCTCCTCTCCTACACCCTGAAAAACCTGTTCCGTCACTTCTGGCGCACACTGGCCACCATTCTGGGTGTGGCGGTGGGGATCGCTGCTGTGCTGGGCACAGTGACCGTCGGAGACAACATCAATGCCAACTTGCAGTCGGTGTTCACAGCAGCCAGTGGCAAGGCTGAATTGATTGTGGCTCCCGGCGCTTCCGGTCGGGCGGTCATTGAGGCAAAACCTGTACTGGATCGCCTGGAACAGGAACCTCTGGTCCAGCGCACCCTGCTCACCCTGGAGTATTATGCCGTCCTGAAAAACGAAGCAAAAGATTATCAGCGTCCGATTGTGCCAGGCGTGCAGGGTGGATTTCTGATCAGTGGACAGCAAACAGACAGGCCTGAAGACCTCCCTGTGAAACTGTCCAGCGGCACGCTGCCTGTGAAAGGCTCTTTCGGGATTGCGGTGAGCCAGTCTTTTGCAGCCCAGGAGAGGCTGAACATTGGAGACCAGTTGAGTTTTGTGGCCCCCACAGGCTCTTTTGAGCTCACCATCACAGGCCTGCTCAAAACCGATGGGGGCATTTCCAGCCTGAATGCAGGGCAGGTGGGGGTCACCAGTCTGGAAGACCTGCAGGAGCGCACCTACCTGCAGGGCAGGGTGAGTTATGTGGGCCTGATTCTGGGTCCCAGATCCAACGCGGAAGACGTGCGCCTGAAACTGGAGGACCTCCTGCCAGAAACCTTCAGTGTGCTTTATCCTGCAGGACGTGGGCAGGTCTCCAATGGTCTGGTGCAGACGGTGCAAAGCGGTCTGGAGGTGCTTGCAGCCACCCTGATGGCTCTGGCAGGATTTCTGGCCTACAACACCTTCGCAGCCTCCGTGGTCGAACGTCACCGGGAATTTGCCTTGCTGCGCACCCTGGGTTTCACCCGTGGGCAGGTTTTGAAGATCAGTTATCTGGAAGCAGCCGTGATCAGCGTGCTCGGTGTTCTGGTGGGGGTGCTGCTGGGGGTTGCCATTGCAGCAGCAATCACAGCTTTTAATGCCTACCTGCTGGAGTTTCCCTTCACCACACTGGAGTTGCCCTGGACCAAGGTGCTGATTGCCAGTGGGGTGGGCACGGTGACCACCTTTGCTGCAGCATCAGGTCCAGCCCGGGCTGCGTCCAGCGTTGCCCCCCTGATTGCAGCCAGAGGTTCAGTGGATGCCGGGAAAGGCTTTCCCTTCCTGATCGGGGCTCTGGTGCTTGCCGTCGGACTTCTGCTCTCTGTGCTGCACTACCCCAGAGCGTGGGCTTTGACAGGGGCCAGTGTCTCCATGGCCCTGACCTTCGTGGGCATTGCCCTGGTTTCCCCGGCCCTCCTGGGGCCTGCCCGCAGGCTCTTTGAGCCTCTGCTGACAGGCCTTTTCGGGGTTCCTGCCCGCCTGGGTCTGGGAGCCGTTCTCAGGTCCAGGGCAAGAAACGGGGTTGCCATTGGAGCCGTTGCTCTGGGAATCGGGCTCACTGTAGGGGTCGGAGGAATGGTTTCCGGCATCAACCAGAGCATCGAGGACTGGGTGGAAACCACCATCATCGGGGACATGTTCGTGGCTGCAGCCACACCGTTTCCTGCAGATTTCAGAGACCAGCTGAAGACAAAATACCCTGAGCTGGATGAGATCAGTGCTGTGGGTGTCCGAATTGCACGCTATGAACCCCCAGGCGAGCGCCCCCGCAATGCCAGCATCGTCCTGACCGACCCTGAGCGTTATGATCCAGCCATTGGAGCAGGAAAACTGCAGTTCATCGAGGGCTCTCTGGAAACCACCATTCAGGAGTTTTACCGGGGTCGCGCAGTCTACGCCTCGGGAACCATAGCAGACCGTTACAACGTGAAAGCTGGAGACACCGTCAAGCTGCGAACCACAGAGGGCTGGACCGACTTTCGGGTGCTGGGCGTGGTGGTGGATTACACCAGTGCAGGAGAAACCTTCATTGCGTCCACCCGCGACCTCAAACTCTTTGGCGGAGGGTCACCAGAGCTCTACATCCTCTCCCTGAAAAACGGAAATCCCAGAGCGTTTGGAGAACAGTTGAAAAAGGACTTTGAGGACCTCTACCTGGACATCCAGTACAACGAGGAATACAAGAAAGCCATTCTGGACACCACCAGTCGCTTTTTTGGCAGCACCAACAGCCTGCTGGTGCTGGCGGTCATCATTGCTGCCCTGGGGGTTGCCAACACCCTCGGGATGAACCTCTCTGAGCGCATGCATGAAATGGCCGTGCTGCGGGCACTGGGCCTCAGGCGCGGAGAATTGATGCGCAGTGTCTTCACCGAGGGCATCGTGGTGGTGGTGATGGGCACCCTGCTTGGGGTTCTGGGTGGACTGGCCCTCAGTCAGGTGATCACCGCCTCTGCCAACACCCTCACCGGATACCGGGTGAATCCTGTGTACCCGGTACAGCTCTTTGGGGTTGCCATCATCGCCAGTCCAGTGGTGGGCATTCTGGCTGCCTTCCTGCCTGCGCGCAGAGCCGCAAGGGTCAGTCCCGCAGAGGCCCTGCGCACCAGCAGCGAAGTTTGA
- a CDS encoding NUDIX hydrolase has protein sequence MEYVYAVPTALLPKPSPQLQPVTPELYEILSTRGTFLPRPEAEQDETHRQVIPYVITEHAGEYLVMHRTKAGGDQRLHLKYTLGVGGHINPIDEADDPIQAGLEREIEEEIEAQITSMKLLGLILMDDTPVSRVHVGLLYLAQSKNAPLVRETEKLQGEMRPRHQIRDLYDALESWSQLAFDAL, from the coding sequence ATGGAATACGTTTACGCTGTCCCCACTGCCCTTTTGCCCAAACCCAGCCCACAATTGCAACCTGTAACGCCTGAGTTGTACGAGATTCTCTCCACCCGTGGCACCTTTCTGCCCAGACCTGAGGCCGAGCAGGATGAGACCCACCGTCAGGTGATTCCTTATGTCATCACCGAGCATGCGGGGGAGTACCTGGTCATGCACCGCACGAAAGCAGGCGGAGACCAGAGGCTTCACCTGAAGTACACGCTGGGGGTGGGCGGCCACATCAACCCCATTGATGAAGCCGATGATCCCATTCAGGCAGGTCTGGAGAGGGAGATTGAAGAGGAAATTGAGGCTCAAATCACCTCCATGAAACTTCTCGGCCTGATTCTGATGGATGACACCCCGGTCTCCAGGGTGCATGTGGGCCTCCTGTACCTGGCACAATCCAAAAACGCGCCCCTGGTGCGGGAAACCGAGAAGCTGCAAGGAGAAATGCGTCCCAGACATCAGATTCGCGATTTATACGACGCACTCGAGAGCTGGAGCCAACTGGCTTTTGATGCCTTGTGA
- a CDS encoding glycosyl hydrolase family 18 protein, whose product MKRIALLTGLLTLGAVTLVSCSRDVLVDPAQVTQQAAILSATFTTSSAWDGGFNGVITLKNTGDTAVSTWSLNFKFNGNAGLSGTPWGAGGNAVKNADGSYTITPNTWGGGNIPAGGSVTVSYGGTGVFSGVTACTISGASCSGTPGDTTAPTVSATVAPATLTAAGTAKVTATASDNVGVTKVEFFRNGTLVSTDTTAPYEYSQSFTSSSQNGTYAFTAKAFDAAGNNKTSTATNLTVNIPGTGDTIAPTVSVTASPTNLTAPGNINLSATASDNVGVSKVEFYRGTTLIATDTTAPYTHADSFSSSAQNSSYSYTAKAFDAAGNNKTSTAVTATVNIPTTSFPRPTGKTIVAYFANWTRNSGYTVNSLPADKVDVINYSFAKIVGGKCASTDINADYGGTGPTVGGGFNDIKLLKARNPSIKAVISIGGWSWYGTGLNPNQEFAKVAATDASRQTFVKSCIDQFVKGIMPGYNTYEGVFDGIDIDWEFPGECGGEPTYCPATLTQAQTERANWLKLLQEFRRQLDAYKPGLLLTVAVNSHPRIVQTYKDEGLIPGLNQVLNWINVMTYDYSGTWSSITGHNTPLDQNPRDPNAAQNFTIKSGLTAWNNAGIPRNHLIPGFAFYGRGWANVSAGPNSDGLFNPASGGASGGEEVGSASYRTLVNLVINNPAFTKYYDTYAQAPYAYDPVNRIFWSYDNAQSIGAKATYTKQNGYGGAMFWMSGQDDSQNTLLNALASKIH is encoded by the coding sequence GTGAAGAGAATTGCTCTGCTCACGGGCTTGCTCACCCTTGGTGCAGTCACCCTGGTTTCCTGTTCCAGAGATGTCCTTGTTGACCCTGCTCAGGTGACTCAGCAGGCAGCCATTCTGTCCGCGACCTTCACGACCAGCAGTGCCTGGGACGGTGGCTTTAACGGAGTCATCACGCTGAAGAACACCGGGGACACCGCAGTCAGCACCTGGAGCCTGAACTTCAAATTCAACGGCAACGCAGGCCTCTCGGGAACCCCCTGGGGTGCCGGTGGGAATGCCGTCAAGAACGCAGACGGTTCTTACACCATCACCCCCAACACCTGGGGGGGCGGAAACATTCCAGCAGGGGGCAGTGTCACCGTTTCATACGGGGGAACAGGCGTGTTCAGTGGGGTGACCGCCTGCACCATCAGTGGAGCAAGTTGCTCTGGAACACCAGGGGACACCACTGCTCCCACAGTTTCTGCGACGGTGGCCCCTGCGACTTTGACTGCAGCTGGGACGGCCAAAGTGACAGCGACGGCCAGTGACAACGTGGGGGTGACGAAAGTGGAGTTCTTCCGCAATGGAACGCTGGTTTCCACGGACACCACAGCACCTTATGAGTACAGCCAGAGCTTCACTTCGAGCAGCCAGAATGGGACGTATGCTTTTACGGCCAAGGCGTTTGACGCTGCGGGGAACAACAAAACCTCTACAGCCACCAACTTAACAGTGAACATTCCTGGCACAGGAGACACCATTGCCCCCACAGTCAGTGTGACCGCCAGTCCCACCAATCTCACCGCTCCCGGAAACATCAACCTGAGTGCAACTGCCAGCGATAACGTAGGGGTGAGCAAGGTAGAATTCTACCGGGGCACCACCCTGATTGCCACGGACACCACTGCACCTTACACCCATGCGGACTCCTTCAGCAGCAGTGCCCAGAACAGCAGCTACAGCTACACCGCGAAAGCGTTTGATGCTGCTGGCAACAACAAGACCAGCACTGCAGTGACTGCCACCGTCAACATCCCGACCACCAGCTTTCCCCGTCCCACCGGGAAAACCATTGTGGCTTACTTTGCCAACTGGACCCGCAACAGTGGGTACACCGTCAACTCCCTGCCTGCAGACAAGGTGGATGTCATCAACTACAGCTTTGCCAAGATCGTGGGTGGCAAGTGCGCCTCCACCGACATCAATGCAGACTATGGTGGAACAGGTCCCACGGTGGGCGGCGGCTTCAATGACATCAAACTGCTGAAAGCCCGCAATCCCAGCATCAAGGCTGTGATCTCCATTGGCGGATGGAGCTGGTATGGCACGGGCCTCAATCCCAATCAGGAATTTGCGAAAGTGGCTGCCACGGACGCTTCACGCCAGACCTTCGTGAAGTCCTGCATTGACCAGTTTGTCAAAGGCATCATGCCGGGATACAACACCTACGAGGGGGTCTTTGATGGCATCGACATCGACTGGGAATTCCCTGGAGAGTGCGGGGGTGAACCCACGTACTGCCCGGCCACCCTCACGCAGGCCCAGACTGAGCGGGCCAACTGGCTGAAACTGCTGCAGGAATTCCGCAGACAGCTGGATGCCTACAAGCCTGGACTCCTGCTCACTGTGGCCGTGAACTCCCACCCACGCATTGTGCAGACCTACAAAGACGAAGGGCTGATCCCAGGGCTGAATCAGGTCCTGAACTGGATCAACGTGATGACCTACGACTACAGTGGCACCTGGAGCAGCATCACGGGCCACAACACCCCCCTGGACCAGAACCCCAGAGATCCCAATGCTGCCCAGAACTTCACCATCAAATCTGGATTGACCGCCTGGAACAATGCAGGGATTCCCAGAAACCACCTGATTCCCGGATTTGCCTTTTATGGACGTGGCTGGGCCAACGTTTCTGCGGGACCCAACAGCGATGGCCTGTTCAACCCGGCCAGTGGAGGTGCTTCGGGTGGTGAAGAAGTGGGGAGTGCCAGTTACAGGACCCTGGTGAATCTGGTGATCAACAACCCCGCATTCACCAAATACTACGACACCTACGCCCAGGCTCCTTACGCCTATGATCCAGTGAACCGCATCTTCTGGTCTTACGACAACGCCCAGTCCATTGGAGCCAAAGCCACCTACACCAAACAAAACGGTTATGGCGGAGCCATGTTCTGGATGTCCGGACAGGACGACAGCCAGAACACCTTACTCAATGCCCTGGCCAGCAAGATCCATTGA
- a CDS encoding HesA/MoeB/ThiF family protein, with protein MLTRPEIQRYSRQLLLDGFTQEHQERLKSASVIFVGAGGLGTPALTYLAGAGIGKVGICDFDVVSISNLQRQVLYRSADVDAPKARIAASQIQQLNPRVQTEILQKLTPENAEEVISSFDLVLDCADNFPTRYLINDTCVNLGKTWVWAAAQSYEAMLSVFNAERSLRRIFPEPPPAQDNCDTIGVIGPMLGVAGSMMALEAIKVITGLGTPMIGKLWTFDALEGTARVIKLP; from the coding sequence ATGCTGACCCGTCCCGAAATCCAGCGTTACAGCCGCCAGTTGCTGCTTGATGGCTTCACCCAGGAGCATCAGGAGCGTCTGAAAAGTGCTTCTGTGATTTTTGTGGGCGCAGGTGGGCTTGGCACCCCTGCCCTGACCTATCTGGCCGGAGCAGGAATCGGCAAGGTGGGGATCTGTGACTTTGATGTGGTCAGCATCAGCAATCTGCAGAGGCAGGTGCTGTACAGGTCTGCAGATGTGGATGCCCCCAAAGCCAGGATTGCCGCCAGTCAGATCCAGCAGCTTAATCCCAGGGTGCAGACGGAAATCCTGCAGAAACTCACCCCAGAGAATGCTGAAGAGGTCATCTCCAGCTTCGATCTGGTGCTCGACTGTGCCGACAACTTCCCTACCCGTTACCTGATCAACGACACTTGCGTGAACCTGGGGAAAACCTGGGTGTGGGCCGCTGCCCAGAGTTATGAAGCCATGCTCAGCGTCTTCAATGCAGAACGCTCCCTCAGGCGCATCTTCCCCGAACCTCCACCCGCACAGGACAACTGCGACACCATTGGCGTGATTGGCCCCATGCTGGGTGTGGCAGGCAGCATGATGGCCCTGGAAGCCATCAAGGTCATCACAGGGCTTGGGACGCCCATGATTGGGAAATTGTGGACGTTTGATGCACTGGAGGGGACGGCGAGGGTGATCAAGCTGCCTTGA